The Takifugu rubripes chromosome 7, fTakRub1.2, whole genome shotgun sequence genome has a segment encoding these proteins:
- the ube3d gene encoding E3 ubiquitin-protein ligase E3D, with amino-acid sequence MSDLKMPAKSQRLGVFVELRKRLQTGLIIVGKEVTTHPGDVAVTGEDSCLNIRTSSGETSLALPKGVAFEQGSCIPTPAGESCEELHFRLRITVSKSMDPEASDSAKETLRAKRTYCFYCQSCMTRLLEDREFKRVLPLPNGNWSALVDDWCCHADPFANRKLLPRVDDCLLGDTFFLLNRDGSCDQTLTEEVKPAGSEDVQDPKKTCRRLALVSCKSCSSGVGEAVSPETLKLYITQVVVEPAEGDRNPEASLSRSLFLERTIAARLVELSSSLSTFHFSVQTPDGKPFLLLWMLNSDSVVASVPETCVEAERSPAAVAPGGPSLRAVRALKLLYTACSHPGPQQRDIVASWEVSAIGHPVVLPLRVCKELLEVMEESNSTLPASMRCMRSYEVAYLRL; translated from the exons ATGTCAGATTTAAAGATGCCAGCTAAAAGCCAAAGACTCGGAGTGTTCGTTGAGTTAAGAAAAAGGCTTCAGACTGGACTAATTATTGTTGG GAAAGAAGTAACCACACATCCTGGAGATGTAGCCGTGACTGGTGAAGATTCTTGCCTCAACATCCGGACATCTTCAGGGGAGACGAGTCTCGCCCTCCCGAAAGGGGTCGCCTTTGAGCAGGGATCCTGTATTCCAACTCCTGCAGGGGAATCATGTGAAGAGCTGCATTTCAGACTGCGCATCACTGTTTCTAAAAGCATGGATCCAG AGGCCTCTGACAGTGCAAAGGAGACACTTCGGGCTAAACGGACTTATTGCTTCTACTGCCAGAGCTGCATGACCAGACTGCTGGAAGACAG AGAGTTTAAGCGGGTTCTTCCCCTTCCCAACGGCAACTGGAGCGCCCTGGTAGATGACTGGTGTTGCCACGCAGATCCGTTCgccaacaggaagctgctgccccGCGTAGACGACTGTTTACTGGGTGACACCTTCTTCCTCCTGAACCGGGACGGCAGCTGTGACCAAACTCTGACTGAGGAAGTGAAGCCCGCTGGCTCAGAAGATGTTCAAGATCCAAAG AAAACCTGCCGCCGGCTGGCACTCGTCTCCTGCAAGAGCTGCTCGTCGGGGGTAGGAGAGGCCGTTTCACCAG AGACGTTGAAGCTGTACATCACACAGGTGGTTGTGGAGCCCGCTGAGGGGGACAGGAATCCAGAGGCTTCACTCAGCAG ATCTCTGTTCCTAGAGAGGACAATAGCAGCCAGACTGGTGGAGCTGTCCAGCTCTCTGAGCACCTTCCACTTCTCTGTCCAGACTCCTGATGGAAAACCCTTCTTATTG ctctggatgCTCAACAGCGACTCCGTGGTAGCGTCGGTCCCAGAGACGTGCGTTGAGGCTGAGAGGTCGCCCGCTGCTGTGGCGCCTGGCGGCCCATCGCTCAGAGCTGTCAGGGCCCTGAAACTCCTGTACACCGCCTGCTCCCACCCCGGCCCCCAGCAGAGAGA CATTGTAGCTAGTTGGGAGGTCAGCGCCATCGGACATCCTGTGGTTCTGCCACTGCGGGTGTgcaaggagctgctggaagtgatggaggaaagCAACTCGACACTTCCTGCGTCCATGCGCTGCATGAGGTCCTATGAG GTGGCGTACCTGAGACTCTGA